Proteins encoded in a region of the Paenibacillus sp. E222 genome:
- a CDS encoding MalY/PatB family protein gives MSKSKSNSHTFDEQINRLSTGSEKWDALEEIFGVTDALPMWVADMDFAAPPSVIQALKTRMEHGIFGYTVRTDAYHAALSGWMERRHHWSINDEWVVFTPGIVPALSIAVQRFTEPGDAVVIQTPVYAPFYEVVRGQGRELMTNPLVENDEHYSMDLEHLESCLKTGRVKMLILCSPHNPVGRVWTHEELQSLAALCVQYNVIIVSDEIHADLVHERGAHTPLALISEAVAELSIICTAPSKTFNIPGLCTSNIIIPNVKLRESFMQGVKTMGLANISTLGAVASEAAYNGAEEWLDDCLAYIRGNMEYVRQYVAEHMPQIGIRLPEATYLLWMDFRKLNIPHAQLCTMLLKEAGLAFNDGSIFGAEGTGFMRMNVACPRSTVEEAMRRLSVLVGRLSSK, from the coding sequence ATGAGCAAGAGCAAGAGCAATAGTCATACATTTGACGAGCAGATTAATCGGCTCTCTACGGGATCAGAGAAATGGGATGCGCTTGAGGAGATTTTTGGTGTGACGGATGCACTCCCCATGTGGGTTGCTGATATGGATTTCGCCGCTCCACCATCGGTCATTCAGGCGTTGAAGACTCGAATGGAGCATGGGATTTTTGGCTATACGGTGCGGACAGATGCGTATCACGCAGCGCTATCGGGATGGATGGAGCGACGTCACCACTGGAGTATTAACGATGAATGGGTTGTATTCACCCCAGGTATTGTTCCTGCACTCAGTATTGCTGTCCAACGGTTCACCGAACCGGGAGATGCAGTAGTAATTCAGACTCCGGTGTATGCACCCTTCTATGAAGTAGTACGCGGTCAAGGCAGAGAACTGATGACCAATCCGTTGGTGGAGAACGATGAACATTACTCCATGGATCTGGAGCATCTGGAATCCTGCCTGAAGACGGGTCGGGTCAAAATGTTAATTCTGTGCAGTCCTCATAACCCGGTTGGACGGGTATGGACTCATGAAGAACTTCAAAGCCTTGCTGCTCTCTGCGTGCAATATAATGTAATCATCGTTTCGGATGAAATTCATGCCGATTTGGTCCACGAACGCGGTGCGCATACTCCGCTGGCCCTTATTTCTGAAGCTGTCGCTGAACTCAGCATCATCTGTACAGCACCAAGCAAAACGTTCAACATTCCGGGTCTCTGCACCTCCAATATCATCATTCCAAATGTCAAACTGCGGGAATCATTCATGCAGGGCGTGAAAACGATGGGACTTGCCAACATCAGCACGTTGGGAGCAGTTGCATCCGAAGCGGCCTACAACGGTGCTGAAGAATGGCTGGATGACTGCCTTGCCTATATCCGCGGAAATATGGAATACGTGCGGCAATATGTCGCAGAGCATATGCCGCAAATCGGAATCCGGCTTCCGGAAGCGACTTACCTGCTATGGATGGATTTCCGGAAGCTGAATATACCGCATGCGCAGCTCTGTACGATGCTGCTCAAAGAAGCGGGACTCGCTTTCAATGATGGAAGTATCTTCGGAGCAGAAGGCACAGGATTCATGCGCATGAATGTGGCCTGCCCACGTTCCACAGTGGAAGAAGCCATGCGCAGATTGTCTGTGCTGGTGGGCAGACTGTCGAGCAAGTAA